Proteins encoded together in one Catellatospora citrea window:
- a CDS encoding LacI family DNA-binding transcriptional regulator, whose amino-acid sequence MTRRLAEVAKYVGVSEATVSRVLNGKPGISEATRTAVLTALDVLGYERPTKLRGERARLVGLVLPELQNPIFPAFAEIVAGALAQRGFTPVLCTRTEEGVAESAYVDIMMEQQVSGVIFAGGLYAQADAEHEHYHRLRQRGLPVVLVNAAIDGLGFPVVAADDAVAVDQAYGHLSSLGHTKIGLLLGPVDHVPSARKLAAFRKRTGQKNPPVARTIYSMEAAQAAAVRLIKEGVTGLVCASDVFALGAVRAVRRMGLRVPEDISVVGYDDSLFMACTDPPLTTVRQPIGAMGTAAVAMLVSQVDGGEVAPDEYLFDPELVVRGSTAVVAASS is encoded by the coding sequence GTGACGCGCAGACTCGCCGAAGTGGCGAAGTACGTGGGGGTGAGCGAGGCGACGGTGAGCCGTGTGCTCAACGGCAAGCCCGGCATCTCCGAAGCGACCCGCACCGCCGTACTGACCGCCCTGGACGTGCTCGGCTACGAGCGGCCCACCAAGCTGCGCGGGGAACGGGCCCGCCTGGTCGGGCTGGTGCTGCCCGAGCTCCAGAACCCGATCTTCCCGGCCTTCGCCGAGATCGTGGCGGGGGCGCTGGCGCAGCGGGGCTTCACCCCGGTGCTGTGCACCCGCACCGAGGAGGGCGTGGCCGAGTCGGCGTACGTCGACATCATGATGGAGCAGCAGGTCTCCGGCGTGATCTTCGCGGGCGGTCTCTACGCCCAGGCCGACGCCGAGCACGAGCACTACCACCGGCTGCGCCAGCGGGGCCTGCCCGTGGTGCTGGTGAACGCGGCGATAGACGGGCTCGGCTTCCCGGTCGTGGCGGCCGACGACGCGGTCGCGGTCGATCAGGCCTACGGGCACCTCTCCTCGCTCGGGCACACGAAGATCGGGCTGCTGCTCGGGCCGGTCGACCACGTGCCGTCGGCGCGCAAGCTGGCCGCGTTCCGCAAGCGCACCGGGCAGAAGAACCCGCCGGTCGCGCGCACCATCTACTCGATGGAGGCGGCGCAGGCCGCGGCGGTACGGCTGATCAAGGAGGGCGTGACCGGGCTGGTCTGCGCCTCCGACGTGTTCGCGCTGGGCGCGGTGCGCGCGGTGCGCCGGATGGGGCTGCGGGTGCCGGAGGACATCTCCGTCGTCGGATACGACGACTCGCTCTTCATGGCCTGCACGGACCCGCCGCTGACGACGGTGCGCCAGCCCATCGGCGCGATGGGCACGGCCGCGGTGGCCATGCTGGTGTCGCAGGTGGACGGCGGCGAAGTCGCCCCGGACGAGTACCTGTTCGATCCCGAACTGGTCGTGCGCGGTTCGACCGCGGTGGTCGCCGCGTCGTCCTGA
- a CDS encoding GNAT family N-acetyltransferase: protein MIFRTASFQDLDATTLYALLKLRVDVFVVEQSCPYPDLDGRDAEPGTRHLWYEVDRRPVAYLRMLEDAEPGGPVCRIGRVVTAPEARGDGLAGQLLTAALAAVGERPAVLDAQAHLERFYAKYGFAASGPEFLEDGIPHVPMRRG from the coding sequence ATGATCTTCCGTACGGCGAGCTTCCAGGACCTGGACGCCACCACCCTCTACGCCCTGCTCAAGCTGCGCGTGGACGTCTTCGTCGTCGAACAGTCGTGCCCCTACCCCGACCTCGACGGCCGTGACGCCGAGCCCGGCACCCGGCACCTGTGGTACGAGGTGGACCGCAGACCCGTGGCCTACCTGCGCATGCTCGAAGACGCCGAGCCCGGCGGCCCGGTGTGCCGCATCGGCCGCGTGGTCACCGCCCCCGAGGCGCGCGGCGACGGCCTGGCCGGGCAACTGCTCACGGCCGCCCTGGCCGCGGTCGGCGAACGCCCCGCGGTGCTGGACGCGCAGGCGCACCTGGAGCGCTTCTACGCCAAGTACGGCTTCGCCGCGAGCGGCCCCGAGTTCCTCGAGGACGGCATCCCGCACGTGCCCATGCGCCGCGGCTGA
- a CDS encoding ATP-binding cassette domain-containing protein, whose amino-acid sequence MEPALLRAEGLGLRTRRGWVFRDLDLVVHPGELVTLTGPAGGGRTSALLALGGRFRTTHGTLTRGRTAFGLVPGVNEPEPALTVAEHVGERLRLLGLARPWHRRHPLVAGESDDLVRDLSPLDRHRLMIKLALLEDPDVLLIDDIDVGLTPAETRTLLSDLDATGRAVVAVCRDAAAVTGALVSQVGVGR is encoded by the coding sequence GTGGAGCCGGCACTGCTGCGGGCCGAGGGACTCGGGCTGCGTACCCGCCGGGGGTGGGTCTTCCGGGATCTCGACCTGGTGGTCCATCCGGGCGAGCTGGTCACGCTGACCGGCCCCGCGGGCGGCGGGCGGACCAGTGCGCTGCTCGCGCTCGGCGGCCGGTTCCGCACCACGCACGGCACCCTGACCCGCGGGCGTACGGCGTTCGGCCTGGTCCCCGGCGTCAACGAGCCCGAACCCGCGCTCACCGTCGCCGAACACGTCGGGGAGCGGCTGCGCCTGCTCGGCCTGGCCCGGCCCTGGCACCGCCGGCACCCGCTGGTTGCGGGGGAGTCCGACGACCTGGTCCGCGACCTGTCCCCGCTCGACCGGCACCGCCTGATGATCAAGCTTGCCCTGCTGGAGGACCCCGACGTGCTGCTCATCGACGACATCGACGTGGGCCTGACCCCCGCCGAGACGCGGACCCTGCTCAGCGACCTCGACGCGACCGGCCGCGCCGTCGTGGCCGTGTGCCGCGACGCCGCCGCCGTGACCGGTGCTCTCGTTTCGCAGGTGGGGGTGGGGCGGTGA
- a CDS encoding YhgE/Pip family protein, which yields MSLGRLELRRFRRHRMTRAALVVLTLVPLLYGALYLWAFWDPYGNMNRIPVALVLEDEAASDPDGGQVHAGRDLAEELEQRQVFGWRRVDAADAADGLRDGTYQLMLRIPADFSAALVTGPDPAATARAGQLTVVSDDGVNYISGMLARSAFTEIRAAAAESAAAKYFDGMLIGFSDVKSALGDAADGAGKLAGGAGDAQDGADALADGAHSAQAGAGTLADGLARAESGSRELAGGLATLEAGSAQLADGAARAAAGGAQLASTVDGVADRVEPVLREHADTIEQGANAVAAAAQALATHLDALPQLADQAVRRTAEVVTSLDALAQAHPELADAPAFLAAHRAASVAADTARDLADRLDDAGLPQVKAQLTEVAAAARAVAQAAPHLADDVAAARRSVDELAAGLATLSTGADRLHGGVADAATGAKSLHGGLYRLSTGARQLDGGLVRLSGGAGELAAGLARLDDGARTLADGLSDGAAQVPGYDADTRAQRAGVLAAPVTLERDVWHAAAAYGAGFAPYFVALALWVGAMLTYMLLRPVTRRHLMTGAPAWRVALAGWRPAVAVGFAQTTVLYAVLLLALGLDPVHPWGVYGYLLATMLAFTAVLQLLGAALGSAGRLVALILLMLQLTGSGGTYPVATSPGFFQAIHPYLPMTYVVDGLRRLILGGSTATVATGVTVLLGVAALALTLTTLTASRARRLTPDKLHPALTM from the coding sequence GTGAGTCTGGGCAGGCTGGAGTTGCGGCGGTTCCGGCGGCACCGGATGACGCGGGCCGCGCTGGTGGTGCTGACGCTGGTGCCGCTGCTGTACGGGGCGCTGTACCTGTGGGCGTTCTGGGATCCGTACGGCAACATGAACCGGATCCCGGTGGCGCTGGTGCTGGAGGACGAGGCGGCCAGCGATCCGGACGGCGGGCAGGTGCACGCCGGGCGGGACCTGGCCGAGGAGCTGGAGCAGCGGCAGGTCTTCGGGTGGCGGCGGGTGGACGCGGCCGACGCGGCCGACGGACTGCGGGACGGGACCTACCAGCTGATGCTGCGCATCCCGGCGGACTTCTCGGCGGCGCTGGTCACCGGGCCGGACCCGGCGGCGACGGCACGGGCCGGGCAGCTCACCGTGGTCAGTGACGACGGGGTCAACTACATCTCCGGGATGCTGGCACGCAGCGCGTTCACCGAGATCCGGGCGGCGGCGGCCGAGTCGGCGGCGGCGAAGTACTTCGACGGCATGCTGATCGGCTTCAGCGACGTGAAGTCGGCGCTGGGCGACGCGGCCGACGGTGCGGGAAAGCTGGCCGGGGGTGCCGGCGACGCCCAGGACGGCGCGGACGCGCTGGCCGACGGCGCGCACAGCGCCCAGGCCGGAGCGGGCACCCTCGCCGACGGGCTGGCGCGGGCCGAGTCCGGCTCCCGCGAGCTGGCCGGTGGCCTGGCCACGCTGGAGGCCGGATCGGCGCAGCTCGCCGACGGCGCGGCCCGGGCCGCGGCGGGCGGTGCGCAGCTGGCGTCCACCGTGGACGGTGTCGCCGACCGGGTCGAGCCGGTGCTGCGCGAGCACGCCGACACCATCGAGCAGGGCGCGAACGCCGTCGCGGCGGCGGCGCAGGCGCTCGCGACACACCTGGACGCGCTGCCGCAGCTCGCGGACCAGGCCGTGCGGCGTACCGCCGAGGTGGTCACGTCGCTGGACGCCCTGGCGCAGGCGCACCCGGAACTCGCCGACGCCCCGGCCTTCCTCGCCGCGCACCGGGCCGCCTCGGTCGCGGCGGACACCGCGCGGGACCTGGCCGACCGGCTGGACGACGCCGGGCTGCCGCAGGTCAAGGCGCAGCTGACCGAGGTCGCGGCGGCCGCCCGCGCGGTGGCGCAGGCCGCCCCGCACCTGGCCGACGACGTGGCCGCGGCCCGGCGCAGCGTCGACGAGCTGGCCGCGGGACTGGCCACGCTGTCCACCGGCGCGGACCGGCTGCACGGCGGGGTCGCCGACGCGGCCACGGGCGCGAAGTCGCTGCACGGCGGCCTGTACCGGCTGTCCACCGGGGCGCGGCAGCTCGACGGCGGGCTGGTCCGGCTCTCCGGCGGGGCGGGGGAGCTCGCCGCCGGGCTGGCCCGGCTCGACGACGGGGCGCGCACGCTGGCCGACGGGCTGTCCGACGGGGCGGCGCAGGTGCCCGGCTACGACGCGGACACCCGGGCGCAGCGGGCCGGGGTGCTGGCCGCGCCGGTGACCCTGGAGCGCGACGTGTGGCACGCGGCCGCTGCGTACGGCGCCGGGTTCGCGCCGTACTTCGTGGCGCTGGCGCTGTGGGTGGGCGCGATGCTGACGTACATGCTGCTGCGCCCGGTGACCCGGCGGCACCTGATGACCGGCGCGCCCGCCTGGCGGGTGGCGCTGGCCGGCTGGCGGCCCGCGGTCGCCGTCGGTTTCGCGCAGACCACCGTGCTGTACGCGGTGCTGCTGCTCGCGCTGGGCCTGGACCCCGTACACCCGTGGGGCGTGTACGGCTACCTGCTGGCCACGATGCTGGCCTTCACCGCCGTGCTGCAACTGCTCGGCGCGGCACTGGGCTCGGCCGGCCGACTGGTCGCCCTGATCCTGCTGATGCTCCAGCTCACCGGCTCGGGCGGCACCTACCCCGTGGCCACCAGCCCCGGCTTCTTCCAGGCCATCCACCCGTACCTGCCGATGACCTACGTCGTCGACGGCCTGCGCCGCCTCATCCTCGGCGGCTCCACGGCCACCGTCGCCACCGGCGTCACCGTCCTGCTCGGGGTGGCCGCCCTCGCCCTGACCCTCACCACCCTCACCGCCTCCCGAGCCCGCCGCCTCACCCCCGACAAACTCCACCCCGCCCTCACCATGTGA
- a CDS encoding TetR/AcrR family transcriptional regulator, with the protein MVDGRSARRDATRQKLFEATMALIAEQGFSDTTVDQIAERAGVAKGTVYYNFASKSVLFEELLRYGVGLLTDDFKAAVAGREPTAAVEALVRAELAFIQRYRSFAQLLLSEMWRTHRDWQQTLRLLREEAITVIAATLRAGVDSGDFAPDLDVRLSASALFGVCLVVALDWLVFTPEQPIEQVEAAVLAIVRSRAAVNARP; encoded by the coding sequence GTGGTGGATGGGCGGAGTGCGCGGCGGGACGCGACGCGGCAGAAGCTGTTCGAGGCGACCATGGCGCTGATCGCGGAGCAGGGGTTCTCGGACACGACGGTGGATCAGATCGCCGAGCGGGCCGGGGTGGCGAAGGGGACCGTCTACTACAACTTCGCCTCCAAGAGCGTGCTGTTCGAGGAGCTGCTGCGCTACGGGGTGGGCCTGCTCACCGACGACTTCAAGGCCGCCGTCGCCGGGCGGGAGCCGACGGCGGCCGTCGAGGCGCTGGTGCGGGCGGAGCTCGCGTTCATCCAGCGCTACCGGTCCTTCGCGCAGCTGCTGCTGTCGGAGATGTGGCGCACCCACCGCGACTGGCAGCAGACGCTGCGCCTGCTGCGCGAGGAGGCGATCACCGTGATCGCCGCGACGCTGCGGGCGGGCGTGGACAGCGGCGACTTCGCCCCGGACCTGGACGTGCGCCTGTCCGCCTCCGCCCTGTTCGGCGTGTGCCTGGTGGTGGCGCTGGACTGGCTGGTGTTCACCCCGGAGCAGCCGATCGAGCAGGTCGAGGCGGCGGTGCTGGCCATCGTGCGCAGCCGCGCCGCCGTCAACGCGCGGCCTTGA
- a CDS encoding SMP-30/gluconolactonase/LRE family protein, with protein MSPLLATDTIPAQLVTLDPRFDCNGDERVQRLFTGGRWLEGPVYHPAGRFLLCSDIPNDRMLRWDETTGTVGVFRQPAGHTNGHTLDGQGRLVSCEQGNRRVTRTEHDGSITVLADSWQGKRLNSPNDVVVHSDGAVWFTDPPYGIISDYEGNRGVSEIGGCHVYRVTPGGEPEAVVLDAERPNGLAFSPDERRLYLADTRRKHIRVFDVTAEGGLTGGDVLAECDAGSFDGLRVDDRGMIWAAAHDGVHCYHPDGTRLGRILLPEVVSNLVFGGPKRNVLYMTASTSVYAIRLTVNGCTPPWARR; from the coding sequence ATGAGCCCGCTGCTCGCCACCGACACCATCCCCGCCCAGCTCGTGACACTCGACCCGCGCTTCGACTGCAACGGCGACGAGCGCGTGCAACGGCTCTTCACCGGCGGCCGCTGGCTGGAGGGCCCGGTCTACCACCCGGCCGGGCGATTCCTGCTCTGCAGCGACATCCCCAACGACCGCATGCTGCGCTGGGACGAGACCACCGGCACGGTCGGCGTCTTCCGGCAGCCCGCCGGCCACACCAACGGGCACACCCTGGACGGGCAGGGCCGGCTGGTCAGCTGCGAGCAGGGCAACCGCCGGGTCACCCGCACCGAGCACGACGGCAGCATCACCGTGCTGGCCGACAGCTGGCAGGGCAAGCGCCTCAACAGCCCCAACGACGTGGTCGTGCACTCCGACGGCGCGGTCTGGTTCACCGACCCGCCCTACGGCATCATCAGCGACTACGAGGGCAACCGCGGGGTCAGCGAGATCGGCGGCTGCCACGTCTACCGGGTCACCCCCGGCGGGGAGCCCGAAGCCGTCGTGCTGGACGCCGAGCGGCCCAACGGTCTCGCCTTCTCCCCCGACGAGCGGCGGCTCTACCTGGCCGACACCCGCCGCAAGCACATCCGGGTCTTCGACGTCACCGCCGAGGGCGGCCTGACCGGCGGCGACGTGCTGGCCGAGTGCGACGCGGGCTCGTTCGACGGGCTGCGCGTCGACGACCGCGGCATGATCTGGGCGGCGGCACACGACGGGGTGCACTGCTACCACCCCGACGGCACCCGGCTCGGCCGGATCCTGCTCCCCGAGGTCGTGTCCAACCTGGTCTTCGGCGGCCCGAAACGCAACGTGCTCTACATGACCGCGTCCACCTCGGTGTACGCGATCAGGCTGACCGTGAACGGCTGCACTCCCCCGTGGGCGCGCCGCTGA
- a CDS encoding Lrp/AsnC family transcriptional regulator, translating into MMDEIDRKLIALLQEDATQAYTALGQAVGLSGAAAHDRVRKLRERGVIRRSTVEVDPHAAGRGVLAFVLIEANAWMGDAETADALRAIPQIQEAHITAGVASVLTKIRTATTEELQAVLKEIFLVPGVTGTQTVVALETFFERPVSVRQHPR; encoded by the coding sequence ATCATGGACGAGATCGACCGCAAGCTGATCGCGCTGCTGCAGGAGGACGCGACGCAGGCGTACACCGCGCTGGGTCAGGCGGTGGGCCTGTCCGGCGCGGCCGCCCACGACCGAGTCCGCAAGCTGCGGGAACGGGGCGTCATCCGGCGCAGCACGGTCGAGGTCGACCCGCACGCGGCCGGGCGCGGCGTGCTCGCGTTCGTGCTGATCGAGGCGAACGCGTGGATGGGCGACGCGGAGACCGCGGACGCCCTGCGCGCGATCCCGCAGATTCAGGAGGCGCACATCACCGCGGGCGTCGCGTCCGTGCTCACCAAGATCCGGACTGCGACGACCGAGGAGCTGCAGGCGGTGCTCAAGGAGATCTTCCTGGTGCCGGGGGTGACCGGCACGCAGACCGTCGTGGCGCTGGAGACGTTCTTCGAGCGGCCGGTCTCGGTGCGGCAGCACCCGCGCTGA
- a CDS encoding SCO4848 family membrane protein, with protein MRLSRGWSLFLIAVGVWTWLIWPRFALAIWDDPRAWSTGVSGDGSPTSFLWVHALLIGASLAIGTTVGVLGVRGMLAARRKG; from the coding sequence ATGAGGTTGTCGCGGGGCTGGTCGCTGTTCCTGATCGCGGTCGGCGTGTGGACCTGGCTGATCTGGCCGCGGTTCGCCCTCGCCATCTGGGACGACCCGCGGGCCTGGTCGACCGGCGTGTCCGGCGACGGCTCGCCGACCAGCTTCCTGTGGGTGCACGCGCTGCTGATCGGGGCCTCGCTGGCCATCGGCACCACCGTCGGCGTGCTCGGCGTCCGGGGCATGCTGGCCGCCCGCCGCAAGGGCTGA
- a CDS encoding VOC family protein, with translation MLDHLSIQVADVEAAAYFYDTVLAPLGGRRILEFGDVIGYGVDRPVFWLGPVTTEGVAREAHIAFVAADRASVTAFFEAATGTGAEVLHEPRVWPEYHEHYFGAFVRDRDGNNVEAVCHLPG, from the coding sequence ATGCTCGATCACCTGTCGATTCAGGTCGCCGACGTCGAAGCGGCCGCCTACTTCTACGACACCGTGCTGGCCCCGCTCGGCGGGCGGCGCATCCTGGAGTTCGGCGACGTCATCGGCTACGGCGTGGACCGGCCGGTGTTCTGGCTCGGCCCGGTCACCACCGAGGGAGTCGCCCGCGAGGCGCACATCGCCTTCGTCGCCGCCGACCGGGCCTCGGTCACCGCGTTCTTCGAAGCGGCCACCGGCACCGGCGCAGAGGTGCTGCACGAACCGCGGGTGTGGCCGGAGTACCACGAGCACTACTTCGGGGCGTTCGTCCGCGACCGCGACGGCAACAACGTCGAGGCGGTCTGCCACCTGCCCGGCTGA
- a CDS encoding alpha/beta fold hydrolase, with amino-acid sequence MDIPKVAYRFVDVDGVRVFYREAGDPGAPTLLLLHGFPSSSAQFRRLIDALGGRCHVVAPDYPGSGQTEAPAGFTYTFERLADVIEGFVARLGLHPFTLYAFDFGGPVGMRLATRRPEWIAGLIVQNANAYDEGLSDLARGLTGHRAGAPGAREAVAGMMALPVTRGQYEGGTSDPELIAPDGWTLDQHYLDLPGRTDAQIDLVLDYHTNVELYPVWQRWLREHRPPTLVLWGTGDAFFLVPGARAYLRDLPDAELHLFATGHFALEECLPEIAPLIAGFLDRI; translated from the coding sequence GTGGACATCCCGAAGGTCGCGTACCGGTTCGTCGACGTCGACGGGGTGCGTGTGTTCTATCGCGAGGCCGGCGACCCCGGTGCGCCGACGCTGCTGCTCCTGCACGGCTTCCCCAGCTCCTCGGCGCAGTTCCGGCGGCTGATCGACGCGCTCGGCGGGCGCTGCCACGTCGTCGCGCCGGACTACCCCGGGTCCGGGCAGACCGAGGCCCCGGCGGGGTTCACGTACACGTTCGAGCGGCTGGCCGACGTGATCGAGGGCTTCGTGGCGCGGCTCGGCCTGCACCCGTTCACGCTGTACGCCTTCGACTTCGGCGGGCCGGTCGGGATGCGGCTGGCCACCCGGCGTCCGGAGTGGATCGCGGGCCTGATCGTGCAGAACGCCAACGCGTACGACGAAGGCCTGTCCGACCTCGCCCGCGGCCTGACCGGGCACCGGGCCGGCGCGCCCGGCGCGCGCGAGGCGGTCGCCGGGATGATGGCGCTCCCGGTGACCCGTGGCCAGTACGAGGGCGGCACGAGCGACCCCGAACTGATCGCGCCCGACGGCTGGACCCTGGACCAGCACTACCTGGACCTGCCCGGCCGCACGGACGCGCAGATCGACCTGGTGCTCGACTACCACACCAACGTCGAGCTGTACCCGGTGTGGCAGCGGTGGCTGCGCGAGCACCGGCCGCCGACCCTGGTCCTGTGGGGCACCGGCGACGCGTTCTTCCTCGTCCCGGGCGCGCGGGCATACCTGCGCGACCTGCCCGACGCCGAGCTGCACCTGTTCGCGACCGGGCATTTCGCGCTGGAGGAGTGCCTGCCCGAGATCGCCCCGCTGATCGCCGGATTCCTGGACCGGATCTGA
- a CDS encoding 3-deoxy-7-phosphoheptulonate synthase, translated as MTQTNDVHVLSFEPLRPPRELLTELPLGDHRAALVERSRQEVRDVLTGRDDRLLVVVGPCSVHDTEAAMDYARRLAEAAKQHSRELCVVMRVYFEKPRTTIGWKGLINDPGLDGTYDVHRGLRTARALLLDILDLGVPVGCEFLDPTSPQYIADAVTWGAIGARTIESQVHRQLASGLSMPVGFKNTTDGGVQGAIDACEVGRNSHVFFGVDTDGRAAIVTTTGNEDCHVILRGGRSGPNYGPESVAATLAMTEKAGLKHRLVIDASHGNSGKSHERQAVVSDEIAAQIAGGQAGIAGVMLESFIVAGRQDLDSGQPLTYGQSVTDACMSWETTEQTLATLAHAVTARRAAA; from the coding sequence ATGACCCAGACCAACGACGTCCACGTCCTGTCCTTCGAGCCGCTGCGGCCGCCGCGCGAGCTGCTCACCGAACTGCCGCTCGGCGACCATCGCGCCGCGCTGGTGGAGCGGTCCCGCCAGGAGGTGCGCGACGTGCTCACCGGCCGCGACGACCGGCTGCTGGTGGTGGTCGGCCCGTGTTCGGTGCACGACACCGAGGCGGCCATGGACTACGCCCGCCGGCTGGCCGAGGCCGCCAAGCAGCACTCCCGCGAGCTGTGCGTGGTGATGCGGGTCTACTTCGAGAAGCCGCGCACCACGATCGGCTGGAAGGGCCTCATCAACGACCCGGGGCTGGACGGGACCTACGACGTGCACCGCGGGCTGCGCACCGCGCGGGCGCTGCTGCTCGACATCCTCGACCTGGGCGTGCCGGTGGGCTGCGAGTTCCTCGACCCGACCAGCCCGCAGTACATCGCCGACGCGGTGACCTGGGGCGCGATCGGCGCGCGGACCATCGAGAGCCAGGTGCACCGCCAGCTGGCGTCCGGCCTGTCCATGCCGGTCGGGTTCAAGAACACCACCGACGGCGGCGTGCAGGGCGCGATCGACGCCTGTGAGGTGGGCCGCAACAGCCACGTCTTCTTCGGGGTGGACACCGACGGCCGGGCCGCGATCGTCACCACCACCGGCAACGAGGACTGCCACGTGATCCTGCGCGGCGGCCGCAGCGGCCCGAACTACGGCCCCGAGTCGGTGGCCGCGACGCTGGCCATGACCGAGAAGGCCGGCCTGAAGCACCGCCTGGTCATCGACGCGAGCCACGGCAACAGCGGCAAGAGCCACGAGCGCCAGGCCGTCGTCTCCGACGAGATCGCGGCGCAGATCGCGGGCGGCCAGGCCGGCATCGCGGGCGTGATGCTGGAGAGCTTCATCGTCGCGGGCCGCCAGGACCTCGACTCCGGGCAGCCGCTGACCTACGGCCAGAGCGTGACGGACGCCTGCATGAGCTGGGAGACCACCGAGCAGACCCTGGCCACCCTGGCCCACGCCGTCACCGCCCGCCGCGCGGCTGCCTGA
- a CDS encoding GntR family transcriptional regulator encodes MPPADAAPRQELPAEPMHATRTLSDNVYRWLRDQIVLGKIGPNEPLVEAVIAEKLQVSRTPIRESLQRLAADGLIVSHRRRWIVRQHGRDEIVAIYEVRMALESFAARFACQRATEAELAAIAAHCDTWSAGGPPDEFVVFNDRFHHLIVEAAHNPRLARVIEQNHLYYFNDQVAAQYRPDEITASQSEHQDLVEALHRRDADRAADLSRRHAEEALTLILSRLF; translated from the coding sequence GTGCCCCCAGCAGATGCTGCGCCGCGGCAAGAACTGCCCGCCGAGCCGATGCACGCCACGCGCACCCTGTCGGACAACGTCTACCGCTGGCTGCGCGATCAGATCGTGCTGGGCAAGATCGGCCCCAACGAGCCGCTCGTCGAAGCGGTGATCGCGGAGAAGCTCCAGGTCAGCCGTACGCCCATCCGGGAGAGCCTGCAGCGGCTGGCCGCCGACGGCCTGATCGTGTCCCACCGCCGCCGCTGGATCGTGCGCCAGCACGGCCGTGACGAGATCGTGGCCATCTACGAGGTCAGGATGGCGCTGGAGTCCTTCGCGGCCCGCTTCGCCTGCCAGCGCGCCACCGAGGCGGAGCTGGCCGCCATCGCCGCGCACTGCGACACCTGGTCGGCCGGCGGCCCGCCCGACGAGTTCGTGGTCTTCAACGACCGCTTCCACCACCTGATCGTCGAGGCCGCGCACAACCCCCGGCTGGCCCGCGTGATCGAGCAGAACCACCTCTACTACTTCAACGACCAGGTCGCCGCCCAATACCGCCCCGACGAGATCACCGCCTCCCAGTCCGAACACCAGGACCTGGTCGAGGCGCTCCACCGGCGCGACGCGGACCGCGCGGCCGACCTCTCGCGCCGCCACGCCGAGGAAGCCCTGACCCTGATCCTCTCCCGCCTCTTCTGA
- a CDS encoding MBL fold metallo-hydrolase: MSYTGEVSRGAAADVRELDELVISKVSVGPHDNNAYLLRCRRTGEQLLIDAANDADTLLALVGDGGLATVVTTHRHGDHWQALAEVVAQTGATPVAHPDDAEELPVKAQTVEEGQTVRVGQVELEVIHLVGHTPGSIALLYRDPHGHPHLFTGDSLFPGGVGNTWGDPQAFASLLHDVETKLFDRLPDETWFYPGHGKDSTLGRERPSLPEWRTRGW, from the coding sequence ATGTCGTATACCGGAGAGGTGAGCCGCGGTGCGGCCGCCGATGTGCGTGAGCTCGACGAGCTGGTCATCAGCAAGGTGTCGGTCGGGCCGCACGACAACAACGCGTACCTGCTGCGCTGCCGGCGCACCGGCGAGCAGTTGCTGATCGACGCCGCCAACGACGCGGACACGCTGCTGGCGTTGGTCGGCGACGGCGGGCTGGCCACGGTGGTGACCACGCACCGGCACGGCGACCACTGGCAGGCGCTCGCCGAGGTCGTGGCGCAGACCGGCGCGACGCCCGTCGCGCACCCCGACGACGCCGAGGAACTGCCGGTCAAGGCGCAGACCGTCGAGGAAGGACAGACGGTACGCGTCGGGCAGGTCGAGCTGGAGGTCATCCACCTGGTCGGGCACACCCCGGGGTCGATCGCGCTGCTCTACCGCGATCCGCACGGGCACCCGCACCTGTTCACGGGTGACTCGCTGTTCCCGGGCGGGGTCGGCAACACCTGGGGTGACCCGCAGGCGTTCGCCTCGCTGCTGCACGACGTCGAGACGAAACTGTTCGACCGGCTGCCGGACGAGACCTGGTTCTACCCCGGCCACGGCAAGGACAGCACGCTCGGCCGCGAACGGCCGTCCCTGCCGGAGTGGCGCACCCGAGGCTGGTGA